One region of Miscanthus floridulus cultivar M001 chromosome 19, ASM1932011v1, whole genome shotgun sequence genomic DNA includes:
- the LOC136525446 gene encoding fruit protein pKIWI501-like, with protein MPEARALGKRVVSLVGSTAKVEQVAVGAMQPLPQRVEGAPESGEDRPTPMDTGAVPPPPPSPLQRTRDVVRKRLCPHSSQKRQAGAPALAPRKALKVSTSSPAQWVVEVQAAIERGAASARADPKEPVAQGEATEAATKQAGEEAPMPHEAEARASDETEAPPVTEATEGEAEAPRTSEAKAMEAEAPRTIEAEVAEAGVGVELKARSLGKSLFLWRERGVWDQLRRQNDLLAGANELLSVRSAEVEDLHLRWLEKEVSRVAEASVEVQAVLEAKIQEHNAL; from the exons atgcccgaggcacgggcgttagggaagcgcgtcgtcagcctggtgggctcgacggcgaaggtggagcaggtggcggtgggggcGATGCAACCACTTccgcagagggtcgagggggcaccGGAGTCCGGCGAGGACCGGCCTACACCGATGGACACAGGGgccgtgccaccaccgccgccatcgccattgcagAGGACGAGGGACGTAGTGCGGAAGCGGTTGTGTCCCcattcgag CCAGAAGCGTCAGGCGGGAGCGCCTGCCTTGGCACCACGtaaggcactcaaggtgagcaccagctcccccgcccaatgggtggtggaggtgcAAGCCGCcatagagcgtggcgcggcgtcggccagggctgacccgaaggagccggtcgcccaaggagaggctaccgaggcggccacgaagcaagcgggggaggaggcgcctatgCCCCACGAGGCCGAGGCCCGCGCGTCAGATGAGACCGAGGCGCCCCCAGtcactgaggccaccgagggcgaggccgaggcccctaggacctctgaGGCCAAAGCGATGGAGGCCGAGGCTCCCAGGACCATCGAGGCTGAGGTGGCGGAGGCTGGCGTGGGCGTG gagctcaaggcccggtccctcgggaagtcgttgttcctctggcgggagaggggcgtctgggaccagctccggcggcagaaCGACCTGCTTGCCGGTGCCAATGAGCTTCTGTCAGtgcgaagcgcggaggtggaggacctccaccttcgct ggttggagaaggaggtctctcgggtagctgaggcctccgttgaagtgcaggcggtgctcgaggccaagATCCAGGAGCACAATGCGCTGTAG